In a single window of the Lebetimonas sp. JH292 genome:
- a CDS encoding secondary thiamine-phosphate synthase enzyme YjbQ: MIFRQKEISIKVPSRGFFIVTDKILNSVNISDVNVGIINLFLKHTSSSLTINENVSPEVRIDMEEISSSLVPDGYNYNHSLEGADDMPAHFKSSMFGVSLNIPITNGKLNLGTWQGIYLNEHRNRPGVRKIVITVWGI; this comes from the coding sequence ATGATTTTTAGACAAAAAGAAATTTCTATAAAAGTCCCAAGTCGGGGTTTTTTTATTGTTACGGATAAAATTTTAAATTCAGTAAACATAAGCGATGTAAATGTCGGAATAATAAATCTGTTTTTAAAGCATACCTCCTCATCCCTTACTATCAATGAAAACGTCTCCCCTGAGGTCAGAATTGATATGGAAGAAATTTCTTCTTCTTTAGTGCCTGACGGATATAATTATAACCATTCATTGGAAGGGGCGGATGATATGCCCGCCCATTTTAAATCTTCTATGTTCGGGGTAAGTCTGAATATTCCGATAACCAATGGAAAATTAAATCTTGGGACTTGGCAGGGGATTTATTTAAATGAACACAGAAACCGCCCGGGTGTTAGAAAAATTGTAATTACCGTGTGGGGCATTTAA
- a CDS encoding ribonucleotide-diphosphate reductase subunit beta yields MQIKKLFNYNCPMHRGSTTSIINGCTEGMINLNKLSYPWAYNLWEMMLANTWFPREVDLTDDARQYKNLLPAEKNMYDKALAQLIFMDSIQTNNTPDHVNPWITAPEVNMCLVRQAYEEALHSQSYAVMVDSISLNTDEIYEMWRTDENLRKKNEFIGNVYEEWGAKALAGDDEAKIYMIVANQCLEGIYFYNGFAAFYVLARAGKMIGSAQMIRFIQRDEVTHTALFANIFKEIKKEFPKLFTPEVIKNIKDMLYAAYELERDWGWYITQDQILGTSGELTDRFTKYLANKRANAMGIELLFPEAGLKNPISWFDSFSSFNEQKTNFFEGNVVNYSKGSLSFDDF; encoded by the coding sequence ATGCAAATAAAAAAGTTGTTTAATTACAACTGTCCGATGCACAGAGGTTCAACCACCTCTATAATTAACGGTTGTACCGAAGGGATGATTAATCTTAATAAACTCTCATATCCCTGGGCATATAATCTGTGGGAGATGATGCTTGCAAACACATGGTTTCCAAGGGAAGTTGATTTAACAGATGATGCAAGACAGTATAAAAATTTACTGCCGGCGGAAAAAAATATGTACGATAAGGCATTGGCCCAACTGATTTTTATGGATTCAATTCAGACAAACAATACGCCCGACCATGTAAACCCTTGGATTACAGCACCTGAGGTTAATATGTGTCTGGTCAGGCAGGCATATGAAGAGGCTCTTCATTCCCAGAGTTATGCCGTAATGGTCGACAGTATTTCCCTTAATACGGATGAAATATATGAGATGTGGCGAACAGATGAAAATCTTAGAAAGAAAAACGAATTTATAGGCAATGTATATGAAGAGTGGGGAGCTAAAGCTCTCGCGGGCGATGACGAGGCAAAGATTTATATGATTGTGGCCAATCAGTGTTTAGAGGGTATTTATTTTTATAACGGATTTGCCGCTTTTTATGTGTTGGCAAGAGCAGGTAAAATGATTGGAAGTGCCCAGATGATAAGATTTATCCAAAGGGATGAGGTGACGCATACAGCCCTTTTTGCAAATATTTTTAAAGAGATAAAAAAAGAATTTCCAAAGCTTTTTACTCCTGAAGTTATAAAAAATATAAAAGATATGCTTTATGCGGCTTATGAGCTTGAAAGAGACTGGGGATGGTATATTACACAAGACCAGATTTTGGGAACAAGCGGGGAATTAACAGACAGGTTTACCAAATATCTTGCAAATAAAAGGGCAAATGCCATGGGAATCGAGCTTTTATTTCCAGAAGCGGGACTTAAAAATCCTATCAGCTGGTTTGACAGCTTTTCTAGTTTTAATGAGCAAAAAACCAACTTTTTCGAAGGCAATGTTGTAAACTATTCCAAAGGCAGTTTAAGCTTCGATGATTTTTAG
- a CDS encoding ribonucleoside-diphosphate reductase subunit alpha, whose translation MTVIKRNGRRELLDISKIRKYTMAACEGLEGVDYSELELDAKLQFRDGITTEEIQQTLIKTAVDKIDIDRPNWNFVAARLFLYDLYHKVSGFTGYNSLEEYFKKGETAGRILPGLKEKYDLNELNDYIKPERDLLFTYLGIKTLYDRYIIKDRENNPIELPQQLFMGVAMFLAQNETNLSSIPEEDKEKINLNDVKSIRGYWAKKFYDVISKFEVMVATPTLSNARTTRHQLSSCYVGSMNDNIEGIFDDYKEMALLSKFGGGIGWDVSKIRALGSFIDNHKNAAGGVIPWLKITNDVAIAVDQLGTRKGAIAVYLEPWHMDIMDFLDLKKNSGEERRRAHDLFPALWIPDLFMKRVLNDELWSLFDPYETKDLTDLYGEEFEKKYIEYENDPNITKEKIKAKELWKKILLEYYETGNPFLCFKDNANRRNQNNHSGIIRSSNLCTEIFQNTEPNHYKVKVTFEDESFSVFEEDDEIEVESGGVKVTKKAKKITSLDSIEGKKVYIVEKVPFGGKTAVCNLASVNLSKVNTPEKIGEVVPIAIRMLDNVIDLNYYPVRKTKDTNLKNRAIGLGAMGEAQMLAERQIFWGSDKHFKIIDEIFEGISYHAISASCDLAREKGKYPEFEGSRWSKGILPMDTANEEAKKLVEKDLFTAMKYDWEGLREKVKGGIRNGYLMAVAPTSSISILTGTTQTIEPVYKRKWYEENLSGLIPVVVPNLSAETYMFYTPAYELDQRVLVKAAAIRQKWIDQGQSLNIFITTDKASGKYLHEIYILGWKLGLKSFYYLRSQSPEIKEEVMDRSVECFGCQ comes from the coding sequence ATTACTGTTATTAAAAGAAACGGCAGAAGAGAACTTTTAGATATTTCTAAAATTAGAAAATATACCATGGCTGCCTGTGAAGGTCTTGAAGGTGTGGATTACAGCGAATTAGAGCTTGATGCAAAGCTCCAATTTCGTGACGGAATTACAACAGAAGAGATTCAGCAGACGTTAATTAAAACAGCTGTTGATAAAATCGATATAGACAGGCCAAACTGGAATTTTGTTGCCGCAAGGCTTTTTTTATACGATTTGTATCATAAAGTCTCAGGCTTTACAGGTTATAACTCTTTAGAGGAATATTTTAAAAAAGGCGAAACTGCAGGCAGGATTTTACCGGGGCTTAAAGAAAAATATGATTTAAATGAACTGAATGATTATATAAAACCCGAAAGGGATTTGCTCTTTACTTATCTTGGAATAAAAACGCTTTATGACAGATATATCATTAAAGACAGGGAAAATAACCCTATAGAACTGCCTCAGCAGCTTTTTATGGGCGTTGCCATGTTTCTTGCTCAAAATGAAACAAATCTTTCTTCTATTCCAGAAGAAGATAAGGAAAAAATAAATTTAAATGATGTAAAATCAATTAGAGGATATTGGGCTAAGAAATTTTATGATGTAATTTCTAAATTTGAAGTAATGGTAGCAACTCCAACTTTATCTAATGCAAGAACTACAAGGCATCAGCTCAGCTCTTGTTATGTAGGAAGTATGAACGATAATATAGAAGGTATTTTTGATGATTATAAAGAGATGGCACTTTTATCTAAATTTGGAGGCGGAATTGGATGGGATGTAAGTAAAATAAGGGCGCTCGGAAGTTTTATCGACAACCATAAAAATGCTGCAGGCGGAGTAATTCCATGGCTAAAAATTACAAATGATGTGGCAATTGCGGTGGATCAGCTCGGAACCAGAAAAGGGGCAATAGCCGTTTACCTTGAACCATGGCACATGGATATTATGGACTTTTTGGATTTAAAGAAAAATTCAGGGGAAGAGAGAAGAAGGGCGCATGATTTATTTCCCGCTTTATGGATTCCTGATTTATTTATGAAAAGGGTTTTAAACGATGAACTATGGAGCCTGTTTGACCCGTATGAAACTAAAGATTTGACTGATTTATACGGGGAGGAATTTGAAAAAAAATATATAGAATATGAAAACGACCCGAATATTACAAAAGAAAAAATAAAAGCAAAGGAATTATGGAAAAAAATTTTGCTTGAATATTATGAAACAGGCAATCCGTTTCTTTGTTTTAAAGACAATGCCAACAGACGTAATCAAAATAACCATTCAGGAATTATCAGAAGTTCAAACCTTTGTACAGAAATATTTCAAAATACCGAGCCGAACCATTATAAGGTAAAAGTAACTTTTGAAGATGAGAGTTTTTCTGTTTTTGAAGAAGATGACGAAATTGAGGTGGAAAGCGGAGGTGTAAAAGTAACTAAAAAAGCCAAAAAAATAACTTCGCTTGATTCAATTGAAGGTAAAAAAGTTTATATTGTTGAAAAAGTGCCATTTGGCGGGAAAACAGCTGTTTGTAACCTTGCGAGTGTAAACTTAAGCAAAGTAAATACACCTGAAAAAATTGGCGAGGTTGTACCGATTGCTATCAGAATGCTTGATAATGTAATTGATTTGAATTATTATCCGGTTAGAAAAACAAAAGATACGAATCTTAAAAACAGGGCAATCGGTCTCGGGGCAATGGGTGAAGCCCAGATGCTGGCCGAAAGACAGATTTTTTGGGGAAGCGACAAGCATTTTAAAATAATAGATGAAATATTTGAAGGCATCAGTTATCATGCAATCAGTGCAAGCTGTGATTTGGCGAGGGAAAAAGGAAAATATCCCGAATTTGAGGGCAGCAGATGGTCTAAAGGCATACTTCCTATGGATACAGCCAATGAAGAAGCTAAAAAACTTGTTGAAAAAGATTTGTTTACGGCAATGAAGTATGACTGGGAAGGTCTAAGGGAAAAGGTAAAAGGCGGAATTAGAAACGGATATTTAATGGCCGTTGCGCCTACGAGTTCCATTTCTATTTTGACAGGAACAACCCAGACAATAGAACCTGTTTATAAAAGAAAATGGTATGAGGAGAATTTAAGCGGACTTATTCCTGTAGTTGTGCCAAATCTCAGTGCCGAAACCTATATGTTTTATACTCCGGCGTATGAGCTTGACCAGAGAGTTTTGGTAAAAGCCGCCGCAATAAGGCAAAAATGGATAGACCAGGGGCAGAGTCTGAATATATTTATTACTACAGACAAAGCAAGCGGGAAGTATCTCCATGAAATTTATATACTTGGATGGAAACTGGGATTAAAATCGTTTTATTATTTAAGAAGCCAGTCTCCTGAAATAAAAGAAGAGGTGATGGACAGAAGTGTTGAATGCTTCGGGTGCCAGTAA
- the feoB gene encoding ferrous iron transport protein B — MKEIKVALVGQPNVGKSHLINSISGATLHVGNFSGVTVEKKEVEFVRDGYKIKLIDLPGTYSLHTYTPEEDVTKKFLLNEEYDLILNVVDSNQIEKNLVFSFQIADLGRPMAIAFNMYDEYSRQGGEIDTDKFFKLTNIKAENVSAKEKFGLEELFQKVIKAYEEKNIPKIYYSETVEETIENLKPFIKDCDKFSKRFVAIRLLEDDEDIYKIIHEKPWFADLMPELKKSKDILRGEYSEEDTKTILFEERLALAKGIVTQIAKKAKKETLTEKIDKILIHPILGLPIFLFVMWAIFQLTFSLGAVPMDWIDAGFNIFGSWVGNAMPESMIKQALVEGVIPAVGAVVMFLPNILILFLGLNLLEQTGYMARAAYVMDGVLKRFGLQGRAFIPLVSGFGCSVPAYMAARTLKNPKDRLITMLVIGFMSCGARLPIYVLLVSAFFAPSLQGDVMFAIYLGGALTGLIVAKILRIVLFKGEPEPFVMELPKYRFPKIKAVIFDLWVKTKLFLRKAGVFIGITAFGIWFLSAYPRADIVKKYEPLIQSANANQKEVLANKMQQEILENSYIARVGKLMVPFTKPLDLGWKEDVSLLVGLAAKEAVVGTMSELYGIGEADETSKALIEKIKNSMPFTAAVAMIIIVMFYSPCVAAMSTFYAEVPQWAWRIFYTVYPNVFAYIAAFIGVSLIKLFS, encoded by the coding sequence ATGAAAGAGATTAAAGTAGCCCTTGTCGGTCAGCCCAATGTCGGGAAAAGCCATTTAATCAATTCCATTTCGGGCGCAACGCTTCATGTCGGAAACTTTTCAGGCGTTACGGTTGAAAAAAAAGAAGTGGAGTTTGTTAGAGACGGTTACAAAATAAAGCTTATCGATTTACCGGGCACTTATTCTCTTCATACATATACACCGGAAGAAGATGTAACCAAAAAATTTTTACTAAATGAGGAATATGATTTAATTTTAAATGTAGTTGATTCAAATCAGATTGAAAAAAATCTGGTTTTTTCTTTTCAGATAGCGGATTTAGGGAGGCCTATGGCAATCGCTTTTAATATGTATGACGAATATTCAAGGCAGGGCGGGGAAATTGATACAGACAAGTTTTTTAAACTTACAAACATAAAGGCCGAAAACGTTTCGGCAAAAGAGAAATTTGGATTGGAAGAACTTTTTCAAAAAGTAATTAAAGCATATGAAGAAAAGAACATTCCAAAAATTTATTATTCTGAAACAGTGGAAGAGACAATCGAAAACTTAAAACCTTTTATTAAAGACTGTGATAAATTTTCAAAAAGATTTGTGGCGATAAGACTTCTTGAAGATGATGAGGATATTTACAAAATAATTCATGAAAAACCATGGTTTGCGGACTTAATGCCCGAACTTAAAAAATCAAAAGATATTTTAAGGGGTGAATATTCTGAAGAAGATACAAAAACCATTCTTTTTGAAGAAAGACTTGCTTTAGCAAAAGGAATAGTCACCCAGATAGCAAAAAAAGCAAAAAAAGAGACTTTAACAGAAAAAATAGATAAAATTTTAATTCATCCTATTTTAGGGCTTCCTATATTTTTATTTGTAATGTGGGCTATTTTTCAGTTAACGTTTTCTTTGGGTGCAGTTCCAATGGACTGGATTGATGCCGGATTTAATATTTTTGGAAGTTGGGTTGGAAATGCAATGCCCGAGAGTATGATAAAACAAGCACTTGTTGAAGGTGTAATTCCGGCAGTCGGGGCGGTTGTTATGTTTTTGCCAAATATCCTGATTTTGTTTTTGGGGCTAAATCTGCTTGAGCAGACCGGTTATATGGCAAGGGCCGCTTATGTGATGGACGGTGTTTTAAAAAGATTTGGACTGCAGGGGAGGGCATTTATTCCTCTTGTATCAGGTTTTGGTTGTTCAGTTCCTGCATATATGGCGGCAAGAACGCTCAAAAATCCAAAAGACAGACTTATAACAATGCTTGTTATAGGATTTATGAGCTGCGGGGCCAGACTTCCTATTTATGTATTATTGGTAAGTGCTTTTTTTGCACCTTCACTCCAGGGCGATGTTATGTTTGCCATTTATCTGGGCGGTGCCTTGACGGGGCTTATTGTTGCAAAAATATTAAGAATAGTTTTATTCAAAGGGGAGCCGGAGCCGTTTGTTATGGAACTTCCAAAATACAGATTTCCAAAAATAAAAGCTGTTATTTTTGATTTATGGGTAAAAACAAAACTGTTTTTAAGAAAAGCGGGTGTTTTTATCGGTATTACAGCATTTGGTATCTGGTTTTTAAGCGCTTATCCGAGAGCCGATATTGTTAAAAAATATGAGCCTTTGATTCAAAGTGCAAACGCAAATCAAAAAGAAGTTTTAGCAAATAAAATGCAGCAGGAAATTTTAGAAAATTCATATATAGCCAGAGTGGGAAAATTAATGGTACCTTTTACAAAGCCTCTTGATTTGGGATGGAAGGAAGATGTCAGTCTTCTTGTGGGACTTGCCGCAAAAGAGGCGGTTGTCGGAACTATGTCCGAATTATACGGAATTGGTGAAGCGGATGAAACAAGTAAAGCATTAATAGAAAAAATAAAAAATTCTATGCCGTTTACTGCTGCGGTTGCAATGATTATAATTGTTATGTTTTATTCCCCGTGTGTTGCAGCCATGAGTACATTTTATGCAGAAGTGCCACAGTGGGCCTGGAGAATTTTTTATACGGTTTATCCAAACGTATTTGCCTATATTGCGGCGTTTATAGGGGTTAGTTTGATAAAACTCTTCTCTTAA
- a CDS encoding FeoA family protein codes for MRLNELKIGESGIIKKILAKEPLKSRLFSMGFARGEEVKVLKHTLAKNTYEVEVNNIPVALREEEAKEIEVRRENERD; via the coding sequence TTGAGGCTTAATGAACTAAAAATTGGCGAAAGCGGAATTATTAAAAAAATTTTGGCAAAAGAACCTTTAAAAAGCAGGCTGTTTTCGATGGGGTTTGCAAGAGGAGAAGAGGTAAAGGTTTTAAAACACACACTTGCAAAAAACACTTATGAAGTAGAAGTTAACAATATCCCGGTAGCATTAAGAGAAGAAGAAGCTAAAGAGATTGAAGTAAGGAGAGAAAATGAAAGAGATTAA
- a CDS encoding Uma2 family endonuclease translates to MAAPILKYTYEDYKLWKGDWELIEGFPIAMAPSPIINHQYLSTMFAIQIGNSINDNKCEECIVIVEEDYIVNETTVLRPDVAMICNEENNFITKAPEIIVEVISTSTARIDENEKFKIYEKEGVKFYILAYPDFKMAKVYENKDGFKKIGDFSNEKITINAKCKIEINFNDIFKKLRG, encoded by the coding sequence ATGGCAGCACCTATTTTAAAATATACCTATGAAGATTATAAACTATGGAAAGGCGATTGGGAATTAATTGAGGGTTTTCCAATTGCTATGGCACCTAGCCCCATTATCAATCATCAATATCTTTCTACAATGTTTGCAATTCAAATTGGAAATTCCATAAATGACAATAAATGTGAAGAGTGTATTGTAATAGTTGAAGAAGATTATATTGTAAATGAAACTACTGTTTTAAGACCAGATGTTGCAATGATTTGCAATGAAGAAAATAATTTTATTACAAAAGCACCGGAAATAATTGTAGAAGTAATTTCTACTTCAACCGCAAGAATTGATGAAAATGAAAAATTTAAAATTTACGAAAAAGAGGGAGTGAAATTTTATATACTTGCATATCCGGATTTTAAAATGGCAAAAGTTTATGAAAACAAAGATGGATTTAAAAAAATAGGTGATTTTTCAAATGAAAAAATAACCATTAATGCAAAATGTAAAATTGAAATAAATTTTAATGATATATTTAAAAAATTAAGGGGATAA
- the purT gene encoding formate-dependent phosphoribosylglycinamide formyltransferase, with product MKLTTPLKSNSIKIMLLGSGELGKEVAIEANRLGCEVIAVDRYPNAPAMLVAGRNYVINMKNKDEVLDVIRREKPNFVLPEIEAINIEALFEAENEGIHIIPNAEAVNKTMNRKNIRKFAAETLGLKTSKYKFVTNYEDLKKACEELGYPAVVKPVMSSSGHGQSIVKSSEEIITAWEFAKSDARGSADELIVEEFIDFDYEITLLTAKNDEEIVFCPPIGHIQKGGDYIFSWQEMRMNETALNKAQYIAKTIVEGLGGRGIFGVEMFVKGDEVYFSEVSPRPHDTGLVTMITQTQSEFALHIRAVLNLPLGFEFLTQGASAAYKADKTSYTPVFNFDKEIFSTNSRFIVFGKPYSHPGRRMGVILVSDKNYKDALKKAELLISKISID from the coding sequence ATGAAATTGACTACTCCACTAAAATCCAATTCAATAAAAATAATGCTTCTTGGCTCAGGTGAGCTTGGAAAAGAAGTGGCGATAGAAGCCAACAGACTGGGATGTGAGGTAATTGCGGTGGACAGATATCCAAACGCACCGGCAATGCTTGTAGCTGGGAGGAATTATGTAATTAATATGAAAAATAAAGATGAAGTTCTTGATGTAATAAGAAGGGAAAAACCCAATTTCGTATTGCCCGAAATTGAGGCTATTAACATAGAAGCTCTTTTTGAAGCCGAAAATGAAGGTATTCATATCATTCCAAACGCCGAAGCTGTTAATAAAACAATGAACAGAAAAAACATAAGAAAATTCGCGGCTGAAACTTTAGGACTTAAAACAAGTAAATACAAATTTGTAACAAACTATGAAGATTTAAAAAAAGCCTGCGAAGAACTCGGCTATCCGGCTGTGGTAAAACCTGTTATGAGCTCTTCGGGGCATGGACAAAGTATAGTAAAATCTTCTGAAGAAATAATAACCGCCTGGGAATTTGCAAAATCAGATGCCAGGGGAAGTGCAGATGAACTGATAGTTGAAGAGTTTATTGATTTCGATTATGAAATAACCCTTCTTACAGCTAAAAATGACGAAGAAATTGTTTTTTGCCCTCCAATTGGACATATTCAAAAAGGGGGAGACTATATTTTTTCCTGGCAGGAAATGAGAATGAATGAAACAGCCTTAAATAAAGCCCAATACATAGCTAAAACAATAGTTGAAGGTCTTGGAGGAAGAGGAATTTTCGGAGTAGAAATGTTTGTAAAAGGCGATGAGGTATATTTTAGCGAAGTTTCTCCCCGCCCTCACGATACCGGACTTGTAACAATGATTACCCAAACGCAAAGCGAATTCGCCCTTCATATAAGAGCCGTTTTAAATCTGCCTCTTGGTTTTGAATTCCTTACCCAAGGTGCAAGTGCCGCTTATAAAGCAGATAAAACTTCCTATACTCCTGTTTTTAATTTTGATAAAGAAATTTTCAGCACTAATTCAAGATTTATAGTTTTTGGAAAACCTTATTCCCATCCCGGAAGAAGAATGGGGGTAATTTTAGTCAGTGATAAAAATTATAAAGATGCCTTAAAAAAAGCCGAACTTCTTATTTCTAAAATCTCAATTGATTAA
- a CDS encoding ammonium transporter, producing the protein MDMAWALDTFFALFAFTLIILMVPGFAMLEAGLVRTKNVSTVLTVNTMIYIVASLVFFFWGYILAFGGWNGSSMSKYAAFLFQMAFVGKTVNIMSGGVSERTRIIPLAIFTVFMAGFIYPLIVNFTWGADLLKGTFLDISNMHDLAGSTVIHSTGAWALLAAILIIGPRKGRYKDGKVKVVPASNIPLVVLGALLLWIGWFGFNGGSVGSISSKNAADTVAMVVMNTNNAGLIGGLVVMILSYLTYKKFDITMILNGALGGLVAITAGADVLSPVASIIVGLIAGILVFYAVPFFDKLKIDDPVGALSVHLVNGIWGTIATGIWGKGISLAAQIKGVIVVGIFAFIASYIILYIINKFIHFRAGEDEEVEGLDVKECGIEAYPEFKRAI; encoded by the coding sequence ATGGATATGGCATGGGCACTTGATACCTTTTTTGCACTGTTTGCATTTACATTAATTATTTTAATGGTACCCGGTTTTGCAATGCTTGAAGCCGGGCTTGTCAGGACAAAAAATGTCTCAACCGTTTTAACAGTTAATACCATGATTTATATTGTTGCAAGTTTGGTGTTTTTCTTTTGGGGATATATATTGGCTTTTGGAGGCTGGAATGGAAGCTCTATGAGCAAATATGCTGCATTTTTATTTCAAATGGCATTTGTAGGTAAAACCGTTAATATTATGAGCGGAGGGGTGAGTGAGAGAACAAGAATTATCCCCCTTGCAATTTTTACAGTTTTTATGGCAGGGTTTATATATCCTCTAATAGTTAATTTCACATGGGGAGCCGATTTGCTTAAAGGAACATTTCTTGATATTTCAAATATGCATGATTTAGCTGGTTCGACTGTAATTCATTCAACCGGTGCATGGGCACTTTTAGCCGCAATATTAATTATTGGTCCCAGAAAAGGAAGATATAAAGACGGCAAAGTAAAAGTGGTTCCTGCCAGTAATATTCCTTTGGTAGTATTGGGTGCTCTGCTTTTATGGATAGGCTGGTTCGGATTTAACGGCGGAAGCGTGGGAAGCATTTCAAGCAAAAATGCCGCTGACACAGTGGCGATGGTTGTTATGAATACAAACAACGCCGGTCTTATAGGCGGGCTTGTTGTTATGATTTTAAGTTATCTAACATATAAAAAATTTGATATCACAATGATTTTAAACGGAGCTTTAGGAGGTCTTGTGGCAATTACGGCGGGTGCGGATGTGTTAAGCCCTGTTGCTTCAATTATAGTTGGATTAATAGCGGGAATTTTGGTATTTTATGCCGTGCCTTTTTTTGATAAATTAAAAATTGACGACCCGGTGGGGGCACTTTCAGTTCATTTGGTAAACGGGATTTGGGGAACAATTGCGACAGGAATCTGGGGAAAAGGTATAAGTTTAGCTGCTCAAATAAAAGGTGTTATAGTAGTTGGAATTTTTGCATTTATTGCTTCTTATATTATTCTTTATATTATAAACAAATTTATACATTTCAGAGCAGGCGAAGATGAGGAGGTGGAAGGACTTGACGTAAAAGAATGCGGAATAGAAGCTTATCCGGAATTTAAAAGGGCAATTTAA